CCGTCGGCGTGCCGGTGCCCAAGCCGGTTGCGGTGCCCGTGGCCGTGCCGCAGCCCGTGGCGGTGCCGGTGGACCGGCCGATCGCCGTCCCGCAGCCGGTGGCGGTGCCGGTGGACCGACCGATCTTGGTCCCGCAACCGGTAGCCGTGCCGCAGCCGGTGGCGGTCCCCGTCGTGAAGCCGGTTGCCGTTCCGGTCGGCGTGCCGGTGGACCGGCCCTTCCCGGTGCCGCAGCCCGTCGCGGTGCCCGTTGCCAAGCCGGTGGCGGTGCCGACCGCCGTCTGCTGCCCGAGCTAGCGAACCCGGATTCCGGCCGCTCGCCGTCGGGCGGGCGGCCGGCCTTCTAGCTTCTGGTGGCCCTGGTCCGGGAAGCGCGGGCGGGTTTCGCGGCCGGGGGCTTGGCCTTGGAGACGGGGGCCTTCACCGCCGGCTTGGCCTTCGCGGCCTTGGCCACGGGCCTTGCGGCCGGCGGCCCGGAGAGGGGCGCCCAGTCTTCCGCTCCGGGTGCGAGCAGGCCGAAACTCGTCACCTTTCCGCCCTTGTCCACCTCCAGCGCCGCGATGGCGCCCTTCGCCAGCGCGATCGGCGCGGTCCCGAGGGCCTGTCCGACGGCCGCGCCCAGGTCGGGTTCGTGTCCCACCAGGGCCACCGCGGCGCCCCCGGTGGCGGCCGCGGCCGCCCGGAAGGCGTCCCAGGAGCCCTTTCCCGGCCGCAGGCAATCCGCCACGGTCACCGCCGCCTTGCCCTTCAGCCGCGCCGCCGCGATCTCGGCGGTCTGCACGGCCCGGACGAG
Above is a window of Candidatus Tanganyikabacteria bacterium DNA encoding:
- the sixA gene encoding phosphohistidine phosphatase SixA, whose amino-acid sequence is MRVFLFRHTEAVDAGAATDADRWLTPAGRKAARKAAKRLRRLDVRWDSVLTSPLVRAVQTAEIAAARLKGKAAVTVADCLRPGKGSWDAFRAAAAATGGAAVALVGHEPDLGAAVGQALGTAPIALAKGAIAALEVDKGGKVTSFGLLAPGAEDWAPLSGPPAARPVAKAAKAKPAVKAPVSKAKPPAAKPARASRTRATRS